The following is a genomic window from Rana temporaria chromosome 7, aRanTem1.1, whole genome shotgun sequence.
GCCGAGAAGAAGATCCTTCATACAGCCTCTGCACTGGATCCTCGCTTTAAGGGACTGCCTTTCATCCTCACAGATGAAGAAAGATTGGAGATATTTAAAGGAGTCACTGAGGAAGCTGCATCCTTGGAGGTAATTAAATTAATTTGAAGAATTCCATCATGTTTCTTCTTGAAACGACAGTAGCACTACCACGCTTTTGAATCTGATGCAGTGCGGGAACTGTACTGTCCGTTTCCTGTGCTTTTTCATCACCCCATCAGAATCAAAGGCATTGACATTTGTGTTtttacttattgttttttttccgtttcttTTTTGTTCAAACACAGATTACATCAGATGAGAGTGAGAGGACACAAGAGGATCATCAAGTGCCTAGAAGAAAACGAACTCTGGAAGAAGAGGACAGTTCACCCATCGAAGACAACCATTCTCCACCATCTCCTCCCAAAAAGGCCAGATCGCTGCTCGTGAGTTTGCTGGGACAGTCTTTCACTGACACTGAAGGTACAATAGAATCCAAAAAGACCCCCTATGCCAAGGCTGAAGAGGAAATGGAAAACTATTGTAAAGCCCCACCTCTGCCTCTCACTGAGGACCCTTTGAACTGGTGGCGTGAGCATGAGGTCATATTTCCCCTCCTTTCTCGGCTGTCAAAGCAATACTTGTGTATCCCAGGTACAAGCGTGTCTGCAGAGCgggttttctccactgcaggAGATGTGGTAACTGCAAAAAGAAGCGCCCTCAAACCAGACCATGTAGATCAATTGGTGTTCTTACAGAAAAATCTACATGTTCCCAAATGCTgagcagtgtttttaattttatagattttgtttatagcattGTCTCTGCCactgaaattttttatttctctgtctcccctgccagactccccttttcccttcccctccccttttcccccttccccttcccttttcccttcccctttccctccccttttccctccgcttttccctttccctccccttttccctttccctctccctccccttttccctttccctctccctcccctttttccccctctctcctccttctttcctccctctctcctcattctttccttcctccctctctcctcattctttctttctttctttccttcctccctctctcctcattctttccttcctccctctccctcattctttccttcctccctctcccttattctttccttcctccctctccctcattCCTTCTccaagagaaggaaagaaggggagagagagagagaaggaaaggggagagactagaggaggaaaggaggagaACTTTTCCTCTCCTCCGGCTCCTAGTCCTACTAGTCCTTTCCTCAATTTTACctcattctttctctcctttctctttctttctctatctctctttccGTCTCCCTATCTCTCGTTCTGTCTCCCTCTCAGTCTCTCTATCTCTTTTTCCGTTTAccgctctctgtgtctgtctctgtgtctgtctctgtgtctctgtgtctgtctgtctgtgtctgtgtctctgtctgactgtctgtctctgtgagtgtctgtctgtctctgtgagtgtctgtctctgtgtctgtctgtctctgtctgtctctgtgtctgtctgtctgtctgtctttctccccccctttccctccccctttcccctttccctccccccctttccctttttcctcccctttccctttttcctccccacccctccctcACGACGAGTTACTCCAACTCCATCCCTGTCATTGTCAACAAGACCAGTTACTTAACGGTTAACGCCAGTTATGCCACTCTCGTCCTCAACGGAACGCACTCAGTCACTGTGACTGACTGACTGGTGGGGTGCCGTCGTGGCACTGGCAGTCAGACTGGCAGTGACCGCCTGCAGGTGACTGGCAGTGGTCGACAGGTCGTGGCAATTGCAAACGATCAATGAATGTAACATTTTGTTATAATATGTATATTTGTAATTGTATAATATCATATATTCTAAGTTCACTGTGATGATTAATCAGAATATATGATATTATTCTAGCTTTTAGCAGcactggagtggagaggagatggaGAATGGTTTTCTATTATGCGACTGTCCGTCCGATccattttgtatttttacactgacgtgttttttggtgttttccCAATGTGTCTGTCATGCTCTGTGAATTTCTGACTCTGTTTAGGGGTTTAACCTTCAACCAAAAGAATTCTGTATTTAATTCCAGACAACTGACGCCCGCCAAGCCACCAGAGGAAGGCAAATCCTTGAAAGAATAAATTGAAACTTAAAACCTGGAGTAAATCTTTATTGGATCAcacgaaccaaaaaaaaacacacctaccTGACCTCTTGTCTGTGGCTGTGCCACATTGCCCGCTTGTCTGTCTGACCTGCTGtggcctgccctttaccaatcattATTCAGTGtcatgtgtgtgttttctttttatttttggtattCTGTGGTGACTGTTTGTGATCCCATAAAGATTTGTCCAAGGTTTTCAGATTCAGTTGCCAATTTTTTCGGTCAAGGATTTTCCAGCTTCCTCTAATGGTGGCGTGGCTTCAGTTGGTGTATGCGACTATGCGTGGTAGAGTGCAGGTAAAATTTTATGTTAAGTCACTGTGGGACGACAAGCTTTTCAATTTCTAGCACTGGGGAGAATGGTATTATTTTTTAAGATTGTGTCGGACACAATCTTCAAAAATGTGTCCATTCCATTGAATTTTCTAACTTGATGTACTGTCTATCTTTTGAATGTCAATTTTTAGGGGGGCTCAACTTAAAACCTCAGTCAAATATTCTAAAAGTGTATTTATTTGATTAAAGACAACTGACGCCCGTTAAGCCACCAGAGGAAGGCAAATCATTGAAAGAATAAATTGAAACTTAAAACCTGGAGTAAATCTTTATTGGATCACACAAATACACATTCacacaaaccaaaaaaacacacaccgaccTTCTGACATCATGTCTGACTATGGTGGCTGACTGGCTGTGCCACATTGCCCGTCCTGTGGCCTGCCCTTTACCATTATGATTCAGTGAGGAggatgtgtgtttattttttttctggtattCTGTGGTGTGTGTTTGTGATCCCATAAAGATTTGTCCAAGGTTTTCAGATTCAGTTGAAAATTTATTCTGTCAAGGATTTTCCAGCTTCCTCTAATGGTGGCATGGCTTGGCTTCAGTTGATGTATCGTGGTAGAGTGCTCGCTGagtgctcagtgcaggtaacgttTTCTGTAAAGTGACAACTCTGAGAGCTTATAGCACTGATCTAGACGTACTACccatctggtggtggtggtggtggtggtggtggtggtggtgatcctGCTGCCAAAACAATCACGGTGAACCAGGAAGTTCTGCAACACAGACAACTTGAACACACTGTGTGACAGACAGTTCCTGACTGGCAAACATCACAGTGAGTGAACCTATAACACAGTCACTGACTGTGTTATAGGTTCATTGACTCACTGTGATGTTTTACAGTCAGGAACTGAAGTGCTCCTTTTTTTGTAGGTACTGtttaatattatataatatataatatatattatatggtaAAACTATTGTAAAACTTATAAACTAACTgcaccaccagccaggccagcacaacAGTTACAGAGACACTGACAGTACggttttaaataaatactgtTGTCTGCTGCACTGTTTTGTTCATTCAGACTTTGCTATATGATATGCAGGGAACTTGGTATGATTTGTTTAAATAgcagatacaaataaatatttttgtgcaatttctgactgattgaatacattttttgatgTAAAATTGAAAAACAAGGGGACTTGGGTAATAATCTTGATGCATcgccgaatcgaatcgtggacttgataatcgtaatcgcatcgaatcgtgagacgagtgaagatgcgcagccctagtgCTTTCCCCTTCAAAGCGTGGCATAGTGGGCGAGCGCGTGGCCACCCCTTGCTTCGTGACTATGCCCGCGGGATCCGTGAACTGGATGTCTGCCGGTGTGTCCCGCAATcatgtcatggagctgcagaacagggagatgcctatgtaaacaaggcatttccctgttcggcctagcaacatgacagatcTACTGCGCCCTGTCATGGGAAGGGAGTCTCTCTCTCATAGACTAGGAGAATCCTTCTcacatctaaaacaaaaaaaaaaccacccctaaaaaaaaaaaaaaaaaaaaaaaaaatttcctttcttGGTCGCCCTGTGGCGAACTACAAAAGGTTGGCAGTACAGTTTCCTGAGATCTGTGGAATGTACTGGCTACCTTAGGCAAAAACCATGGATCGCTTCTCAAAACAACACAATCCTCAAAAATCATGAGGAACAGCTCCCTCACTGGAAAGGCCTGTAATTCGCTTACCCTACGAgctgaggtaattgctaccaaaaaaaatgttttttaaagtaaGTAACTTAACAGAAATATCCTCTAGGTGCTCAAAGGAAATTCTACCAGAGTTTGAAGCACCAGGGACAGGTCCCAAGTTGGACAACTTCTCACCACTACTGGCCTGGCCCTAGaaattaatttgaaaaaaaatctagctATAGTGGGATTTTCCAGAAGAGAAAACTGGAGGAAAACACTGATAGCTGCCGCCTGTGCTTTGTTATTCAAGCATGTAGAGCCAATCATCTAGTAAAACTTATACATAAGTATAGCAAATATTCAAAAATAGTTATCgtgtactagagctgcacgaataATTGCAAAAAGATTGCGATCTCGATTCACCCCCCCTCCCGTGAACTCTAGGCTGGATGACCCGCAATTTTCGGATCCAGCGTGGAGCTCAAATGGCGCCGATCGAGCGGTACCACTCGGGTGCGGCCATAGGAAATTCCCcgtcttcggcctagctccggagcggcggccatcttggtacacccggcggcggctgtctcgtcaggGAGTGACGTTTCATCAccgctagaggtcgaccgatatatacgCGGATTGcagccgcggtcacagcatcaggaaaggccgtggcttcggcctagctccggagccgcggccatcttggtacacccagcgtggcggccctcctctcggtttacacccacagaggaggaggggcccgcgctcgtgggacacacaccgctctctggtgtctgtactacggggggtggtctgtactgaggagggggggtgtctatactggagggagagggggtctgtactgagggggggggggtgacattttttttgcaccagtgtcacctgtcagtgccaattagtgccacttgccgtccagtgccatctgtcaatgccaacagtgccaccatccagtgccaattagtgccaccttccatccagtgccatctgccaatggcacctgccagtgccatctgccaatggcacctgccagtgccaataccagtgccaattagtgccaccttccatccagtgccaactaaagccatcagtgccacctgccaatgccaaccagtgccatctgccagtgcaaactattgccatccagtgccatttagtgccacctgccagtaagtgccaaccagtgccacctgccagtgccagatTGTGCCAtatgccagtgccatctgccaatcagtgccacctgccagtgtcaataagtgccacctgccaatcagtgccgtctgctagtaccatctttcagtgccatccagtgcaacctgacagtgccaataagtgccacctgccaatcagtgccttctgctagtgccatcttccagtgacaattagtgccatccagtgccacaaaaaaaaaaaaaaaaaaaaaaaaaaaaaaaaaaaaaaaatcggcctaaaataatatcggccacaaaaatcggcatcatatatcggccatcggccgccccgatttctaaatatcggcatcagccagaaaaaaacccatatcggtcaacctatagtcaccgccatcttgctccaccccacactcctgcacagtaaggttagtgagaagggggcaagcggacatcttgttacacccaacagagttttagatttcacagttatttttaaacacaaaacggagctgacggactgtttacatgttacattttaaaagcagcagcaaaccttacatgcttgctaatgtgacagagcacctccgattttcacatttagttaaatgtgaaaatcaatcagagctgttctttcacattagcaagcatgtacggtcagcaggtttgctgcggcttttaaaatttaacatgttaacagtccgtcagatttacatatactgtatttaaacacataagctccattttgtgttaaataaatacatttttgagaatcgtgatcctcattttatgcaaaaaaaaatcgtgatcttaattttatgcaaaagaatcacgattctcatttttccccagaatcgtgcagcgctATCATGTACAGTAAAAACATGTGAGCAAACAAACAGAGCACACAATAGAGATAGAAGACTTCAAAAGTAGAGCATCTTACAGCACAAGAATCCACTTGTCACATACAACCAAAAAGGCAAATCTAGGCAGCTGGCGATGATATATGAGAAACAGGAGAGAAATGGGAGCCTGCCAGCCCCCCGTCCACAGATGCTCCCAACGAGGATCCAAGACTCACTCCCAGAATGTACAGCGCCATCTGTGTATTACATTAAATAACAATAGTAAATAAAAATTGGGGAATTTCATGTAAAGAAAAAGACCTGCATATCTATATGATGATATGATATAGCATATAAAAAATGCCACATTTGGGCATATATGCAAAGACACCCACCTAAGTAGCGAATCATGAAGTGATCCAAAGAACTTGAAAGATCAAATGCTGGTTCATGTAGGATCAGAGGATAGGATAAACCTCAGGTCCAGGAAATGTGCCTGTATGAACAGCACGGATCAGTATGGTTATATCGTTTTAAAATGATGGCTACAGCTAAAAGGCAGGCATAGACATAACGTCTGATAACAAACCTGAAAGTGAGGGGAAAGAATGCACCACTCCTCTTGGGGCACATCCGTCGCTGCTGTGTGTGTCTAGCAGCTGACGGCATTTAAATATAGTTCCAGCAAGGCTTGCGCATGCGCCATAGTTGCAGGCGACGTAATGACGTTACCACAAGCACGAACTGATAGCGCACgttgtctagtgtgttttttttcttgaccctcccccccccccaggtgggggaggggggcagggatcTATGGGCCCCCTTATTAGGCCGATTCGGCCCCCCCTCCGCTGGCATAGTTGCCGGCGAGCTACCTCTTGGAGGGATTATACCGTCATCTGTTTGTCGTTTTAGGTCTAAGAGGGCGCCGAGGTGCCCACCATGCACTACTGTGAAGTTGCAAACAGTACAGTTGTATTGTCATTTTCTTTGTCTTGTATTtgtctttcaaaaaaaaaaaaaaaaatctcacacacacacacacacacacacacacacacacacacacatatatatatacatcccaattatattatattatattatattatattatatatatatatatatatatatatatatatatatatatatatatatatatatatatatatatatatatatatataaaaaaggggctcccagattccgataaaccccctgCCCGCGCAGACCCCGTCAACCAACAGCCTGGATTGTCTGGAAGAGGCactgtcctcattaacatggggtcaggaagctttggggggggggggggtcagctgtgAGCTCTCCCCACAGGCATCCTCATCCATTTATTCATCACATTGATTTGTAATGCTTTACTTGAATCCGATcatccatatatttttttaatctttatatgTATaccaataaaatttatattttttacttgttttctcAGTCACTTTTAAAGTCCCATCCTCCAAGGGGGTTGCTCTTTCATCCATTGGTAAATCTAGAGCCTGGATTCTCTTGTTCCAGGCAGTCAGGATACTGTTTTGAAGCagtctcgaatgaaactgggcataagggACGGCTTTAAAAGAAGGCTACCATTTTCCCCAATAACTTCATGCAAAGGCAAATGGATGGAGACTTCTTTGCCTTGACCATGCGGATCAGTTCCCTTAAAGCTTTGATCTTTGACTCTGGAAGGAACACCCTGCTTTGGGCTgcgtctatgatcatgcccaaatactccagcCTTCTTAGGGGCTGCAGGCAGGATTTTTGTAGGTTATATGATCCACCCTAAATGCTCTAGGTATTTTACCAAACTGAGCACACTGATTTAATCGTGCTACCGATTGCTCTACTAAAAGCAAGTCGTCAAGATAAGCCATCACTGATGTGCCCTGCGCTCTTAGATTTGCCAAAAGCAAGGCCAGCACCTTTGTAAACACCTTTGAACCtgggatgcagaaaaaaaaaaaaaaaggtgcatctGATACTTCTGAACCATCCGATAACTCCTCAACCCCTGATGGTGCTGCATTATCCTCCTTATTATCAGATTTGTCTGAAGGAGGATCTAGGACAACCGAAGAGGACCTACTTCGCTTTTTGTCCTGAGAGGACGCTGCGATTAAAAAAGCAATTCTACCTTGCAAGTTGTTCAAAGCTGCTGCTAAAGTgtcttcagtgacatatgcaggagcTGGTATAACAGGAGAGGCTGCTATACCTGATAAAGGTAATGGCTCATCCTGTGCAGATGCCTTAGGTCGTGTAGGAGATTCTGGTACTAGGCAGAAACGGCTAGAGCCCTCCCTCCGATTCAGGTGGCGATGCTTTACTGGCCTTTTTTGCCGACcctgaattatacatcagacaggaggctcatatcttatgcattaatccttctttattaatgcccatagcagaaaagtTCATATTCaatcaatgtaagtgaaaacagaaaaaactgtacagactacatttcccagcagTCCTAGGGCCACGTAGCCCCTCCTATCCTGTAGCCCTATACAAGGACTGCCCCATCTTAGATCTTCCTTTCTGCTCATAGCAGACACAGATGTCATAAGTATAGTTTtacataagtatatatatatatttctattttattattcttGTTCTGTGACTTCATATTGTGTATAATATTGTATTTGAGTCAGAGTTTCATCGCTTTGCACTGCGGCCTGATAGTGTTATCTCCCTACCTCAGGGCCCTGTCTATTCTGTTCCTCCTACTGTCACCGGCTATCCGGTTTTGCCTCTGTGGCTTGCGCGGCACTACCGCGCTCCGTTTGTATCCCTTCTTGCTTTCGGTGTCTGCAGACATTTTAGAAGACACCATTCCCTTCCTTCTTCCTCGGCCCACGTCTTCGCGCGGGCCGGGGAGGGGCGTGTCTGAAGCGGACGCTCTGTCCCTCACGTCTCCTGACCAATAGGAACGCCAGAGGaggtagtctcgcgagacttccccTCTGGAGTCTGAGTTTTCACCAGGCTCTCCTCCCACTGCAACGCTATTCAGCGCGAACGGTGTCGGAGGCAGGAGCCTGTGATAGCTAGTTAGGAGATTCCCCACTAACTAGCCAGTTAGATACGATGCTCTGAGAAGGAATTTATTCCTATCTCATTGGTAAAACCCCTAGTGCCGATAGGTGCACGGCCTGGCGCTCTGTGTTTATTGTGCAACATAGTGACGCTAGGTGCACAGCCTGGCGCTCTGTGTTTATTGTGCAGCATAGTGACGCTAGTGTCCCTCCTACACATCAACGCATTGGAACTTTTAGCGGCCTTGTTCGCCATCCAGTGTTTAACAGAGAGGTCTATTTGCTGCGTATTATTACGCATGGACAATATTGCAGCGGTGCAATACATCAACCGATTAGGGGTCACCAGATCCACATTTCTAGCGGATATTGCCAAAGAACTTTGGCACTTCTGCCTATCCCGCAATATCATCCCTATGGCAGAATACATCCCGGGTTCTTCCAATACTATAGCAGATTGGAATTCCCGTTATCCTATCGACTCCAGCGATTGGCGTCTGGACCGATCAGTCTTCACCCAACTGAACCGACTT
Proteins encoded in this region:
- the LOC120945418 gene encoding E3 SUMO-protein ligase ZBED1-like, whose product is MCQMQRTPMKDATMLMSEERNPTVSLIAPINAQLLQSMTDTMGDTPMIHEIKNSIRTDLQKRYSSEAEKKILHTASALDPRFKGLPFILTDEERLEIFKGVTEEAASLEITSDESERTQEDHQVPRRKRTLEEEDSSPIEDNHSPPSPPKKARSLLVSLLGQSFTDTEGTIESKKTPYAKAEEEMENYCKAPPLPLTEDPLNWWREHEVIFPLLSRLSKQYLCIPGTSVSAERVFSTAGDVVTAKRSALKPDHVDQLVFLQKNLHVPKC